The following proteins come from a genomic window of Halorussus halophilus:
- a CDS encoding helix-turn-helix domain-containing protein: MTMILAEFDVNHPALRRTLAETPETRLTWERSDVVDDGRVQTLLWADGDIDAFGAALDDDPTVSTSRRLTETDERDLFRLQLAEDDELPYLYPLLVEEDALVRKLTVTASKWQFRVVFPQWQSFEQFRDFCREHDFDIEVRRLQTEATSEHSTGFPGLTDRQRELLVATIDTGYLKIPREASLSELGDHLDVSPNSASQLFRRGVKSLIEQTVYPTANGES, from the coding sequence ATGACTATGATACTCGCCGAGTTCGACGTGAACCATCCCGCGCTCCGGAGGACACTCGCAGAGACTCCGGAGACGCGACTCACGTGGGAACGTTCCGACGTCGTAGACGACGGTCGAGTACAGACACTCCTCTGGGCCGACGGCGACATCGACGCGTTCGGAGCCGCGCTCGACGACGACCCGACTGTCTCGACGAGCCGTCGGCTGACCGAGACGGACGAACGAGACCTGTTTCGGCTCCAACTGGCCGAGGACGATGAGCTACCGTACCTCTACCCACTGCTGGTCGAGGAAGATGCTCTCGTTCGAAAGCTGACCGTGACTGCCTCGAAGTGGCAGTTCCGCGTCGTCTTCCCGCAGTGGCAGTCGTTCGAGCAGTTCCGGGACTTCTGTCGCGAACACGACTTCGACATCGAAGTGCGGCGACTCCAGACGGAAGCGACCAGCGAGCACTCGACTGGCTTCCCCGGACTCACCGACCGTCAGCGAGAGCTACTCGTCGCGACAATCGATACGGGGTATCTCAAGATTCCGCGCGAGGCGTCGCTCTCGGAACTCGGGGACCACCTCGACGTGTCTCCGAACTCCGCGTCGCAACTGTTTCGGCGCGGTGTGAAGTCGCTCATCGAACAGACGGTGTATCCGACCGCGAACGGAGAATCGTAA
- a CDS encoding thioredoxin family protein codes for MSDGEDIDKVRERKKRALMQENGLGAPPAPVYVDGSQNFRKTVNAHEVVLIHYYAGRGAGQRLHPVVESVARETFAAVAKVNVVRLQKLALEQGVEGTPTFDLFVDGERVEREEGALDKEELTALVREYAE; via the coding sequence ATGAGCGACGGCGAGGACATCGACAAAGTGCGCGAACGCAAAAAGCGCGCGCTCATGCAGGAGAACGGACTCGGCGCGCCGCCCGCTCCCGTCTACGTAGATGGCTCACAGAACTTCAGGAAGACGGTCAACGCTCACGAAGTCGTGCTGATTCACTACTACGCGGGGCGCGGCGCAGGCCAGCGACTCCATCCAGTCGTCGAGTCCGTCGCACGCGAGACGTTCGCGGCAGTAGCGAAGGTGAACGTCGTTCGACTCCAGAAGTTGGCGCTCGAACAGGGCGTCGAGGGAACCCCGACGTTCGACCTGTTCGTGGACGGCGAGCGAGTCGAACGCGAAGAAGGTGCGCTCGATAAAGAAGAACTGACGGCTCTCGTCAGGGAATACGCCGAATAA
- the dps gene encoding DNA protection during starvation protein codes for MSSDKPHGSGSVAPGDTSKRVGAEVVRERGGDPEAIREKLIDAIGAEFTTYYYYTNLRCFLAGEEDYKEITEDARLEDRAHFELVMPRVFELGGSLPNDIRDFADRASCPDAYLPDDPTPENILETLLEAERCAIRTWAEVCDMTRDCDPRTYDMAARIYNEEVDHEAWFIELLSRERDGEANPAGHFVRGEPGEAPYSTNNRMNDSA; via the coding sequence ATGTCTAGTGACAAGCCACACGGAAGCGGTAGCGTCGCGCCCGGAGACACCAGCAAGCGAGTCGGCGCAGAAGTCGTCCGCGAGCGCGGTGGGGACCCGGAAGCGATTCGAGAGAAACTCATCGACGCCATCGGCGCGGAGTTCACGACGTACTACTACTACACGAACCTGCGTTGCTTCCTCGCTGGGGAGGAAGATTACAAGGAAATCACGGAGGACGCGCGACTGGAGGACCGCGCGCACTTCGAACTCGTGATGCCGCGCGTCTTCGAACTCGGCGGGTCGCTCCCGAACGACATCCGGGACTTCGCCGACCGGGCGTCCTGTCCGGACGCGTATCTGCCCGACGACCCGACGCCGGAGAACATCCTCGAAACGCTGTTGGAGGCCGAACGCTGTGCGATTCGGACGTGGGCGGAGGTCTGCGACATGACCCGCGATTGCGACCCACGCACCTACGACATGGCGGCGCGCATCTACAACGAGGAAGTGGACCACGAAGCGTGGTTCATCGAACTCCTCAGCAGAGAGCGCGACGGTGAGGCCAATCCGGCGGGCCACTTCGTCCGCGGCGAACCCGGCGAGGCACCGTACTCCACGAACAACCGCATGAACGACTCCGCGTAA
- a CDS encoding DUF7544 domain-containing protein — protein sequence MSWYAVDAVGDAYDVTKQFLAPLDARQWLKLALVVFFLGGTGGTGGPSASFSSSSSSSTTPANVPPFVSPEELVPVVLAVAAVAFVLGLLYLAVGSLLEFVFVESLRRRRVKIRRDADQHFERGVQLFGFRVALGLLVGIPALGVVLAVLSVAGGGPFRVSLLTLAVLAPLLVLLGFFVALVDGFTTNFVVPTMIQRNAGVLDGWRTFWRTLREQWRQFGVYVLVRFVLSMAVGLLASIVGGVVGAVLFAPLAVFGVVFLPAVGGIEALFSNSLALAVAGLLLVGYVVTLLAVLAIVLVPVQTYLRYHSLLVLGDANSSLDLIPDLRRKIRSR from the coding sequence ATGTCGTGGTACGCCGTCGATGCAGTGGGTGACGCATACGACGTGACGAAACAGTTTCTCGCGCCGCTCGACGCTCGCCAGTGGCTCAAACTCGCGCTGGTCGTCTTCTTCCTCGGCGGGACTGGCGGGACCGGCGGCCCGTCGGCGTCGTTCAGCAGTTCGTCTAGCTCTTCCACGACCCCCGCGAACGTGCCGCCGTTCGTCTCGCCCGAAGAGTTGGTGCCAGTCGTTCTCGCCGTCGCGGCTGTCGCGTTCGTTCTCGGACTCCTGTATCTCGCCGTCGGGTCGCTGCTGGAGTTCGTCTTCGTCGAGTCGTTGCGACGGCGACGCGTCAAGATTCGACGCGACGCCGACCAGCACTTCGAGCGGGGCGTCCAACTGTTCGGCTTTCGCGTCGCGCTCGGACTGCTGGTCGGCATCCCTGCGCTCGGCGTCGTACTGGCCGTACTGTCGGTTGCCGGCGGCGGCCCGTTTCGCGTGTCACTGTTGACACTGGCTGTACTCGCCCCGCTGTTAGTCCTCCTCGGGTTCTTCGTCGCCCTCGTAGACGGGTTCACCACGAACTTCGTCGTGCCGACGATGATTCAGCGGAACGCCGGGGTCCTCGACGGGTGGCGAACGTTCTGGCGGACGCTGAGAGAGCAGTGGCGACAGTTCGGCGTCTACGTCTTGGTCCGGTTCGTCCTCTCGATGGCGGTCGGCCTGCTCGCTTCGATAGTCGGGGGCGTCGTCGGCGCGGTGTTGTTCGCACCGCTCGCCGTGTTCGGCGTCGTGTTCCTCCCTGCGGTCGGTGGTATCGAAGCGCTCTTCTCGAACTCGCTGGCGCTGGCAGTTGCCGGACTGCTGTTGGTCGGGTACGTAGTCACGCTGCTGGCAGTGTTGGCTATCGTGCTGGTTCCGGTGCAGACGTATCTTCGCTACCACTCGCTACTCGTCTTGGGCGACGCGAACAGTTCGCTAGACCTGATTCCGGACCTGCGTCGGAAGATTCGCAGTAGGTAG
- a CDS encoding DCC1-like thiol-disulfide oxidoreductase family protein produces MSDYHAVLVYDGECPFCSAAASALRRLKGIGAIAWEDESAQNFLRAQFGETPFAMVFVDRDEQQVWVGREAARELCERAGMPTLVQDVVGDNYESLADAIRTVAGLDDNPDPYHGTIPLAERAESEFEELAANAWNTTEALQ; encoded by the coding sequence ATGAGCGACTACCACGCTGTCCTCGTCTACGACGGGGAGTGTCCGTTCTGCTCGGCGGCCGCCTCCGCGCTCCGACGACTGAAAGGAATCGGAGCAATCGCGTGGGAAGACGAGTCTGCTCAAAACTTCCTCCGCGCGCAGTTCGGCGAGACGCCGTTTGCGATGGTGTTCGTGGACAGAGACGAACAGCAAGTTTGGGTCGGCCGCGAGGCCGCCCGCGAACTCTGTGAGCGGGCGGGCATGCCGACGCTGGTTCAGGACGTCGTCGGCGACAACTACGAGTCGCTCGCCGACGCGATTCGGACGGTCGCGGGTCTGGACGACAATCCCGACCCCTATCACGGGACCATCCCGCTGGCTGAGAGGGCAGAATCGGAGTTCGAGGAACTGGCGGCGAACGCGTGGAACACGACCGAAGCGCTTCAGTAG
- a CDS encoding helix-turn-helix domain-containing protein — protein MSVVVEFTVTADSFALGRSLGEQEGMYIELERVVPTPKSVMPFFWVRGGDVEQLERGVRDSDYIENLTALDSVGERVLYRVDWTGNYEDLVQGIVKTEGTVLVASGNSEWTFHVRFLDHERVAEFYNYCTDHDISIHIERVYSLTEESIRGRSFDLTSEQREALVLALRRGYFDTPRDVSMEELAGELDISQQAFSDRLRRGNERVLRNVLLSETI, from the coding sequence ATGAGCGTCGTCGTCGAATTTACTGTGACTGCGGATTCGTTCGCACTCGGCCGGTCGCTGGGTGAACAAGAGGGGATGTACATCGAACTCGAACGCGTCGTTCCGACGCCGAAATCGGTCATGCCGTTCTTCTGGGTTCGGGGGGGTGACGTCGAACAGCTCGAACGCGGGGTCCGAGACAGCGACTACATCGAGAACCTCACCGCGCTCGACAGCGTCGGTGAGCGCGTCCTCTACCGCGTCGATTGGACCGGCAACTACGAGGACTTGGTACAGGGCATCGTCAAAACCGAGGGGACGGTACTCGTGGCGAGCGGTAACTCCGAGTGGACGTTCCACGTGCGATTCCTCGACCACGAGCGCGTCGCAGAGTTCTACAACTACTGCACCGACCACGACATCTCCATCCACATCGAGCGAGTCTACTCGCTCACCGAAGAGAGTATTCGGGGGCGATCGTTCGACCTCACTTCGGAGCAACGAGAAGCCCTCGTCCTCGCACTCAGGCGCGGATACTTCGACACGCCACGCGACGTGTCGATGGAAGAGCTAGCCGGCGAACTCGACATTTCCCAGCAGGCGTTCTCCGACAGACTCCGACGCGGGAACGAGCGAGTGCTTCGCAACGTCCTTCTCTCGGAGACCATATGA
- a CDS encoding DUF7260 family protein: MSVELRTHAAIERATAERERVEEKAAAFRQFDERVQAVSATGGASTGGVSANATVSNAVTPSGAQQSPVGTTLSVGSSSRSSTDATDTVREAFAATILPYAEVETTQNALADELSTDLAAALSPAAGGFAPGLKKQLLARVSERRRECQLLSDAIETERERLEPIAEELDAITSWVAEADETPLLQLGFEELRSRHDHLDAHRETCEELAHERQTAIRGTRNDGLTGIRQRELLDLLYEDFADDNPVLADIARLDDLLAECQRAVRRHLCARV, encoded by the coding sequence ATGAGCGTCGAACTTCGCACCCACGCGGCTATCGAGCGCGCGACGGCAGAGCGCGAACGCGTCGAGGAGAAGGCCGCGGCGTTTCGACAGTTCGACGAGCGAGTGCAGGCAGTGTCGGCGACTGGCGGGGCCTCGACTGGCGGAGTGAGCGCGAACGCGACCGTATCGAACGCAGTCACACCGAGCGGTGCTCAGCAGTCGCCGGTGGGCACTACGCTCTCGGTCGGGAGTAGTTCACGTTCGAGCACCGACGCGACCGACACCGTTCGGGAGGCGTTCGCGGCAACTATCCTCCCCTACGCCGAAGTCGAAACGACGCAGAACGCACTGGCAGACGAACTCTCGACGGACCTCGCTGCCGCGCTCTCGCCCGCGGCAGGCGGGTTCGCGCCCGGACTGAAGAAGCAACTGCTCGCGCGCGTCTCCGAGCGCCGACGCGAGTGTCAGTTGCTCTCGGACGCTATCGAGACCGAGCGCGAGCGACTGGAGCCGATAGCTGAGGAACTCGACGCGATTACGTCGTGGGTCGCCGAGGCGGACGAGACGCCGTTGCTCCAACTCGGGTTCGAAGAACTACGGAGTCGTCACGACCACCTCGACGCCCACCGCGAGACGTGCGAGGAACTAGCCCACGAGCGACAGACTGCGATTCGTGGCACGCGAAACGACGGCCTGACTGGTATCCGCCAGCGCGAACTGCTCGACTTGCTGTACGAGGACTTCGCGGACGACAACCCCGTACTGGCGGACATCGCGCGACTCGACGACCTGCTCGCTGAGTGCCAGCGGGCGGTGCGGCGGCACCTCTGCGCCCGCGTCTGA
- a CDS encoding DUF7552 domain-containing protein gives MAATLPTLREKLDKLTAEDGDFAVACADTGDSPVPLTGTRFESEDDAQKAAELAHAYREQLRETDPDLPERSLTVYETASDPITLVSTREPADGRRENGLPRSSRSVTLSGDDEHEWLRMDNAPLVHVSHDGDPLDDAAIERQLDAKL, from the coding sequence ATGGCCGCTACGCTCCCCACTCTCCGCGAGAAACTCGACAAATTGACCGCAGAAGACGGCGACTTCGCGGTCGCTTGCGCTGACACGGGCGACTCTCCGGTGCCACTGACCGGCACACGATTCGAAAGCGAGGACGACGCCCAGAAGGCGGCGGAACTCGCACACGCCTACCGCGAGCAACTCCGCGAGACCGACCCAGACCTCCCCGAGCGGAGCCTCACCGTCTACGAGACGGCGAGCGACCCCATCACGCTCGTCTCGACGCGGGAACCCGCCGACGGACGCCGCGAGAACGGACTGCCGCGCTCCTCGCGGTCGGTGACGCTGTCCGGCGACGACGAACACGAATGGCTTCGGATGGACAACGCACCGCTCGTCCACGTCAGCCACGACGGCGACCCACTGGACGACGCCGCTATCGAGCGGCAACTGGACGCCAAGCTATGA
- a CDS encoding DEAD/DEAH box helicase: MDETIEWLRGRSYYAGQVEAHETLAGRNGTFRDVDLDPRLESAFEDRGIERLYSHQAEAIEAVRDGENVVLATPTASGKSLAYTVPAVERAMDHGGRTLYVAPQNALINDQEETLSELERDLGFGSRVSVAQYTGRLDKAEKRAVRDRQPTVVLTNPEMLHYALLPYSYRLWDWFFKGLETVVLDEVHEYRGVFGSHVSLLLRRLRRVCERYDADPEFVCCSATIGNPVEHAASVTGCTESSFRLVSDDQSETGDTHWLLWNPPEYEDPEAGGARRRSNHSEAKQLFADLVSKGYQTLTFTRARQAAERYAMESADRLRERGQKDLANEVTAYQASLGDDRRGEIEDGLHDGSVSGVWSTNALELGVDIGGLDAVLLDGYPGTRMAAFQQAGRAGRGDDASLVVMVAGEDQLDQYLMGNPDDFFAGNPERAVVNPENDQLVPDHVRSAAQETWLKPDDDRFFGEEFPDLVADLESAGELERRDTAEGVRWTYDGGGSPQHEMSLRSIDDREVNLVDRRNGETIATLAFDDALKDAHPGAIYYHQGQAYEVVDLDLGKEIAELSPTWADYYTKVLHEKTITVEEDLREKELLVRPDVPVRFAEVTMRKQITGFERIDRASGETLGEGTVDLPETTLTTKALYFTVPNDVEQTMREDGDFNGGIHAAEHGMISLFPLELLCDRGDIGGLSTPMHPHTGKSTIFIYDGYPGGVGLTREGYESVEDLMMQTARMIAACDCGAVGGCPACVQSPHCGNANDPLDKVQAQYLLEQLTGIDAEE; encoded by the coding sequence GTGGACGAGACTATCGAGTGGCTTCGGGGCAGAAGCTACTACGCTGGGCAGGTCGAGGCCCACGAGACGCTCGCCGGGCGGAACGGGACCTTCCGGGACGTTGACCTCGATCCTCGCTTGGAGAGCGCCTTCGAAGACCGGGGCATCGAGCGCCTCTACAGCCATCAGGCCGAGGCCATCGAGGCGGTGCGCGACGGCGAGAACGTGGTACTGGCGACGCCGACGGCGAGCGGGAAGAGTCTGGCGTACACCGTCCCCGCGGTCGAGCGCGCGATGGACCACGGCGGTCGCACCCTCTACGTCGCGCCGCAGAACGCACTCATCAACGACCAAGAGGAGACGCTGTCCGAACTCGAACGAGATTTGGGCTTCGGCAGTCGCGTCTCCGTCGCGCAGTACACCGGCCGACTCGACAAGGCCGAGAAGCGCGCAGTCCGCGACCGGCAACCGACAGTCGTCCTGACGAACCCGGAGATGCTCCACTACGCTCTCCTTCCCTACTCCTATCGACTCTGGGACTGGTTCTTCAAAGGTCTCGAAACGGTCGTACTGGACGAAGTTCACGAGTATCGAGGTGTCTTTGGGAGCCACGTCTCGCTGTTGTTGCGCAGATTGCGCCGCGTCTGCGAGCGATACGACGCGGACCCGGAGTTCGTCTGTTGCTCGGCGACCATCGGCAACCCCGTCGAACACGCCGCGAGCGTGACTGGCTGTACGGAGTCGTCGTTCCGCCTCGTGAGCGACGACCAGAGCGAGACGGGCGACACGCACTGGTTGCTGTGGAATCCGCCGGAGTACGAGGACCCCGAGGCTGGCGGCGCGCGCAGGCGCTCCAATCACAGCGAGGCCAAGCAGTTGTTCGCCGACCTCGTCTCGAAGGGGTACCAGACGCTGACCTTCACTCGCGCCCGACAGGCCGCGGAGCGATACGCGATGGAGAGCGCCGACAGACTCAGAGAGCGCGGGCAGAAGGACCTCGCGAACGAGGTGACCGCGTATCAAGCGTCACTGGGCGACGACCGGCGCGGCGAAATCGAGGACGGCCTGCACGACGGGAGCGTCAGCGGTGTGTGGTCCACGAACGCGCTGGAACTCGGCGTGGACATCGGTGGTTTGGATGCGGTCCTGCTCGACGGCTACCCCGGTACGCGAATGGCCGCCTTCCAGCAGGCCGGACGCGCGGGGCGCGGCGACGACGCCAGTTTGGTCGTCATGGTCGCCGGAGAAGACCAACTCGACCAGTATCTGATGGGGAATCCGGACGACTTCTTCGCCGGGAATCCGGAGCGTGCCGTCGTCAATCCCGAGAACGACCAACTCGTGCCCGACCACGTGCGCTCCGCGGCACAGGAAACGTGGCTCAAACCCGACGACGACCGCTTCTTCGGCGAGGAGTTCCCGGACCTCGTGGCAGACCTCGAATCTGCGGGCGAACTCGAACGCCGCGACACGGCCGAGGGCGTGCGCTGGACCTACGACGGCGGCGGAAGCCCCCAACACGAGATGAGTCTGCGGAGCATCGACGACCGCGAGGTGAATCTGGTAGACCGGCGCAACGGAGAGACTATTGCGACGCTCGCCTTCGACGACGCCCTCAAGGACGCCCATCCGGGCGCGATTTACTACCACCAAGGGCAGGCTTACGAAGTGGTCGATTTAGACCTCGGGAAGGAAATTGCGGAACTCTCGCCGACGTGGGCCGACTACTACACGAAGGTCCTCCACGAGAAGACGATTACAGTCGAGGAAGATTTGCGGGAAAAAGAACTGCTCGTCCGGCCGGACGTTCCGGTCAGATTCGCGGAGGTGACGATGCGCAAGCAAATTACGGGCTTCGAACGCATCGATAGAGCGAGCGGCGAGACGCTCGGGGAAGGAACAGTTGACCTCCCGGAGACCACGCTCACGACCAAGGCGCTCTACTTCACCGTCCCGAACGACGTGGAGCAGACGATGCGCGAGGACGGCGACTTCAACGGCGGCATCCACGCCGCCGAACACGGGATGATTTCGCTGTTCCCGCTCGAACTGCTCTGTGACCGGGGCGACATCGGCGGCCTCTCGACGCCGATGCACCCCCATACCGGGAAGAGTACCATCTTCATCTACGACGGGTATCCGGGCGGCGTCGGCCTGACGAGGGAAGGCTACGAGTCCGTCGAGGACCTCATGATGCAGACTGCCCGGATGATTGCGGCCTGCGACTGCGGGGCGGTCGGTGGTTGTCCGGCCTGCGTGCAGTCGCCCCACTGCGGCAACGCGAACGACCCGCTCGACAAGGTGCAGGCCCAATACTTGTTGGAGCAGTTGACTGGCATCGACGCTGAGGAGTGA
- a CDS encoding pyridoxal phosphate-dependent aminotransferase, with the protein MFPDIEYLDWITGRPERAEFDLGSSDLRRTPPGPDEVVPPALAGLPAPPEDVTVEALLADAYDVAPENVLVTAGATHANFLAVAATLRDPSEDEGDATAGSDEESAATATDRVLVEKPGYEPLTATPAGLGATVDRFRRPTEDDYALDPGRVEGAMTADTTCVTVTNRHNPSGRRVSRETLSEVARTVADADARLLVDEVYAPFGAKPVEGAFGGPTAASLPYTVVTNSLTKFFGFGGVRLGWLIADEEFVERAQQVKYHVPAVAEPSRRLARRALAHASELAAESRDRIRANHDLLAELVATREDVSGYVADSCPFAFLAHDSADGDEVTAAAWEADTLVSPGRFFDDPEKFRVGVCQESQNMQEAVSRFGAVADELD; encoded by the coding sequence GTGTTCCCCGACATCGAGTATCTCGACTGGATTACCGGCCGTCCGGAGCGCGCCGAGTTCGACTTAGGGTCGAGCGACCTCCGTCGCACGCCGCCCGGACCCGACGAAGTCGTTCCCCCGGCACTGGCTGGCCTTCCGGCACCGCCCGAAGACGTGACGGTGGAAGCCCTCCTCGCGGACGCGTACGACGTAGCTCCCGAGAACGTCCTCGTGACCGCAGGGGCGACGCACGCGAACTTCCTCGCGGTGGCGGCGACGCTCCGCGACCCGTCCGAGGACGAAGGCGACGCAACTGCTGGCAGTGACGAAGAGAGCGCAGCAACGGCCACCGACCGCGTGCTGGTCGAGAAACCGGGCTACGAACCGCTGACTGCGACGCCCGCGGGACTCGGCGCAACTGTGGACCGCTTCCGGCGACCCACCGAAGACGACTACGCACTCGACCCCGGGAGAGTCGAAGGGGCGATGACGGCCGACACGACGTGCGTTACGGTGACGAACCGCCACAATCCCTCGGGTCGCCGAGTGAGTCGCGAGACGCTGTCGGAAGTCGCCCGAACCGTCGCCGACGCCGACGCGCGACTGCTCGTGGACGAGGTGTACGCACCGTTCGGTGCAAAACCGGTCGAAGGCGCGTTTGGCGGACCGACGGCCGCGAGTCTGCCGTACACGGTCGTCACGAACTCCCTGACGAAGTTCTTCGGCTTCGGGGGCGTGCGACTCGGCTGGCTAATCGCCGACGAGGAGTTCGTGGAGCGCGCCCAGCAGGTCAAGTATCACGTCCCCGCAGTTGCGGAACCGAGTCGCCGACTTGCGCGTCGCGCGCTCGCTCACGCCTCGGAGTTGGCGGCAGAGTCGCGGGACCGAATTCGGGCGAACCACGACCTGCTCGCGGAGCTCGTCGCTACTCGCGAGGACGTTTCGGGCTACGTCGCCGACTCGTGTCCGTTCGCGTTCCTCGCCCACGACTCGGCCGACGGCGACGAAGTCACTGCGGCGGCTTGGGAGGCAGACACGCTCGTCTCTCCCGGTCGCTTCTTCGACGACCCCGAGAAATTCCGGGTCGGCGTCTGCCAGGAGAGTCAGAACATGCAGGAAGCTGTGAGTCGATTCGGAGCGGTCGCCGACGAACTCGACTAG
- a CDS encoding 2Fe-2S iron-sulfur cluster-binding protein, translating into MSSYAVTIEVPEDCDVERAGETVEIEVAADEYVLAAAREAGLWLPADCQQGWCTTCAAELLAGEVDQSHAKRYYDVDEEEDMILPCTAKPRSDLHIRACQYEEMLDHRAEHDEPPGRSKR; encoded by the coding sequence GTGAGTAGCTACGCAGTCACCATCGAAGTGCCCGAAGACTGCGACGTGGAGCGAGCGGGCGAGACAGTGGAAATTGAAGTCGCCGCCGACGAGTACGTCCTCGCGGCGGCCCGCGAGGCAGGTCTCTGGCTGCCCGCCGACTGCCAGCAAGGCTGGTGTACGACCTGCGCCGCAGAGTTGCTGGCGGGCGAGGTGGACCAAAGTCACGCGAAGCGATACTACGACGTAGACGAAGAAGAGGACATGATTCTGCCCTGTACCGCCAAACCACGCTCGGACCTCCACATCCGAGCGTGCCAGTACGAGGAAATGTTGGACCATCGCGCGGAACACGACGAGCCACCGGGTCGGTCGAAACGCTAG
- a CDS encoding PRC-barrel domain-containing protein, translating to MDGTPQEITTLVGREVYSNNGVFVGEIEDVRLNVDACAVTGLALGELNSELFTNVTEGGQGVMIPYRWVRAVGDVVLINDIIERLQQPENEEDAEVVA from the coding sequence ATGGACGGAACACCGCAGGAGATAACTACCTTAGTCGGACGGGAGGTGTACTCCAACAACGGCGTGTTCGTGGGGGAAATCGAGGACGTACGACTGAACGTCGATGCGTGCGCCGTGACCGGACTTGCACTGGGCGAACTCAACAGCGAACTATTTACGAACGTCACAGAGGGTGGCCAAGGCGTGATGATTCCCTACCGTTGGGTTCGCGCTGTCGGCGACGTAGTTCTCATCAACGATATTATCGAACGACTGCAGCAGCCAGAGAACGAAGAGGACGCAGAAGTAGTAGCCTAA